The proteins below come from a single Mauremys mutica isolate MM-2020 ecotype Southern unplaced genomic scaffold, ASM2049712v1 001406F_np12_obj, whole genome shotgun sequence genomic window:
- the LOC123358091 gene encoding zinc finger protein 135-like, translating into MHTGDVMGSENEEQKPQQEDAEQGEPHGTLSGRSKGNVSGSCALQEKANSCETQERPKENFSSHSDLITCDRINLEETRYMCHECGESFNESSALITHQRIHAGETTHTCAECGK; encoded by the exons Atgcacacgg gtgatgtgatggggagtgagaatgaggagcagaaaccccagcaggaagatgctgagcaaggagaaccacatggaacgttatcaggaagatccaaagggaacgtttctgggagttgtgcactccaaGAAAAAGCCAATTCTTGTGAGACTCAAGAGAGGCcaaaggaaaacttcagtagccactcagaccttataacatgcgacagaatcaacttggaagagacacgctacatgtgccatgagtgcggggaaagcttcaatgagagctcagcccttatcacacatcagagaatccatgcaGGGGAGACGACccacacatgcgctgagtgtgggaaaag